A single region of the Ciconia boyciana unplaced genomic scaffold, ASM3463844v1 HiC_scaffold_38, whole genome shotgun sequence genome encodes:
- the LOC140645787 gene encoding solute carrier family 12 member 4-like isoform X5, protein MSGAGRGPRPWRGGAEPSESSPEPPSPSSSRPPPSDTSPSPSEETTPPPHGPAHGRGGAATHPAPPEAGLACDRNLALFEEELATRPRVPALLRRIAPYSALSPDSDDGHAPRRLLGTLRGVAVPSLQTLLGLVLVLRLPWVVGTGGVLQATAIGLLLGACAVLTAVSLSAIATNGLDPGGCPLGLLSGALGPEAGGAVGLCAFLSAAFAAAAAALGAAEILLVYVAPQAAVLPGRGRGARLNNGRGYGAGLLGLLGLGAAAPPAARAAPLGPAGLLLALLGLQAGALRAALPGGPPHALCLPAQPGGRLQPCPTARPHGAGDNGTQGVRPAFPGPSARLLAQNLWPRPPEPGLGEGPGGAEDDDNDSSFGVLLGLSLPTASGVLWGCSRSGELRDIARSVPAGSLGAAVATALGYLSAALLLGASVEGQLLRDKFGGSLRGTPVAGAASWPSPWVPLAGALLSAAGAGLQALLGGSRLLRGLARTRALPLPHALGRGRLWPLVATAAVAELGVLLGSLDLLAPVLSVFWLTSYLGVNLACALQGLLPTPGWSPRCRLYHWGVSLAGAGLCLGLMLVTCWYCALLALGIGATAYKYLEYRGAQSEWGEGLRGLSLSAARFALLRLEDGQPPAPSWRPQLLVLLKLDEELRVRQPQLLALAAQLQAGKGLTVVGSVIPGDLPQDQPRARAAERALREGLAGAGARGFVQVLVAPARGPGLAALVQGCGLGALRPNAVLMGWPHGWRRRHDPTAARRFVELLRVAGAGGRALLVAKGPLGAGAPGGTLDVWWVVGDGRLLTLLPLLLRQHPAWRGCRVRLFTVALLEDNSVRLRRLLEAVARRRGLPAQTHVVELRGPAPSQAPSAGEEEEEEEEGGAPRRGPSPGNVRRMHAAERLNEAVGRCSGGPAGAAGPAPRPPGPRPLDNYLEFLEVLTEGLGPVLLVRGGDGDPPGP, encoded by the exons ATGtcgggggcggggcgggggccgagGCCTTGGCGGGGAGGGGCGGAGCCTTCGGAGagcagccccgagcccccctccccctccagctCCCGGCCCCCGCCCTCTgacaccagccccagccccagcgagGAGACCAcgccccctccccacggccccgcccacgggaggggcggggccgccaCACACCCCGCCCCTCCGGAGGCCGGCCTGGCTTGCGACAGGAACCTGGCGCTCTTCGAG GAGGAGCTGGCCACCCGCCCCCGCGTCCCCGCCCTCCTGCGCCGCATCGCCCCGTACAGCGCCCTCAGCCCCGACAGCGACGACGGACACGCCCCG CGGCGGCTGCTGGGGACGCTGCGGGGGGTGGCGGTGCCCTCCCTGCAGacactgctggggctggtgctggtgctgcgCCTGCCCTGGGTGGTCGGCACCGGAGGGGTCCTGCAGGCCACCGCCATTGGCCTCCTGCTCGGCGCCTGC GCCGTGCTGACCGCCGTGTCCCTGAGCGCCATCGCCACCAACGGCCTCGACCCCg GGGGCtgtcccctggggctgctgtcGGGGGCGCTGGGCCCCGAGGcggggggggccgtggggctcTGCGCCTTCCTCAGCGCCGCcttcgccgccgccgccgccgccctggGGGCCGCCGAGATCCTGCTG GTGTACGTGGCACCCCAGGCCGCCGTcctgccggggcggggccgcggggcgcggCTGAACAACGGGCGGGGCTACGGggcggggctgctggggctgctggggctgggggccgccgccccccccgccgcccgcgccgcccccctgggccccgccgggctgctgctggccctgctggggctgcaggccGGGGCCCTGCGCGCCGCCCTGCCGGGGGGGCCCCCGCACGC gctctgcctgcccgCCCAGCCCGGCGGCcgcctccagccctgccccacggcccgACCCCACGGCGCGGGGGACAACGGCACCCAGGGGGTGCGGCCGGCCTTCCCGGGGCCCAGCGCGCGCCTGCTGGCCC AGAACCTGTGGCCACGCCCCCCcgagccagggctgggggaggggccGGGTGGGGCCGAGGACGACGACAACGATTCCTCTTTTGGGGtcctgctggggctgagcctgcccACTGCCTCGG gggtgctgtggggctgcagccGCTCCGGGGAGCTCCGCGACATCGCCCGCTCTGTGCCGGCCGGGAGCCTGGGGGCTGCCGTGGCCACCGCCCTGGGCT ACCTGAGCGcggccctgctgctgggggccTCCGTCGAGGGGCAGCTGCTGCGTGACAA GTTCGGCGGGTCTCTGCGGGGGACGCCGGTGGCGGGGGCGGCCTCGTGGCCGTCCCCCTGGGTGCCGCTGGCCGGGGCCCTGCTGTCGGCAGCGGGGGCCGGGCTGCAGGCGCTGCTGGGGGGCAGCCGGCTGCTGCGGGGGCTGGCCCGGACCCgcgccctgcccctgccccac gcGCTGGGGCGGGGGCGGCTCTGGCCCCTGGTGGCGACGGCGGCGGTGGCCGAGCTGGGCGTCCTCCTCGgctcccttgacctgctggcgCCCGTCCTCTCCGT GTTTTGGCTGACGTCCTACCTGGGGGTCAACCTGGCCTGCGCcctgcaggggctgctgcccaccccCGGCTGGAGCCCCCGCTGCCGTCTCTACCACTG GGGGGTGTCgctggcgggggcggggctgtGCCTGGGGCTGATGCTGGTGACCTGCTGGTACTGCGCCCTCCTGGCCCTGGGCATCGGTGCCACCGCCTACAAGTACCTGGAGTACCGCGG GGCGCAGAGCGAGTGGGGGGAGGGTCTGCGGGGCCTCTCCCTCAGCGCCGCCCGCTTCGCCCTGCTGCGCCTGGAGGacgggcagccccccgcccccagctgGAG GCcgcagctgctggtgctgctgaagctggacGAGGAGCTGCGGGtgaggcagccccagctgctggccctggCCGCCCAGCTGCAGGCGGGGAAGGGGCTGACGGTCGTCGGCTCCGTCATCCCTGGGGACCTGCCCCAGGaccagccccgcgcccgcgccgCCGAGCGG GCGCTGCGggaggggctggcgggggcgggggcgcggggcttCGTCCAGGTGCTGGTGGCGccggcgcgggggccggggctggcggcgctGGTGCAGGGCTGCGGCCTGGGGGCCCTGCGCCCCAACGCCGTCCTGATGGGCTGGCCCCACGGCTGGCGCCGGCGGCACGACCCCACCGCTGCCCGGAGATTCGTCG agctgctgcgagtggcgggggccgggggccgggcgcTGCTGGTGGCCAAGGGGCCGCTGGGGGCGGGGGCGCCGGGGGGCACCCTGGACGTCTGGTGGGTGGTGGGCGACGGGCGCCTGctcaccctcctgcccctgctgctgcgACAGCACCCG GCCTGGCGGGGGTGCCGCGTGCGGCTGTTCACGGTGGCGCTGTTGGAGGACAACAGCGTGCGGCTGCGGCGGCTGCTGGAGGCCGTCGCTCGCCGGAGGGGGCTGCCCGCCCAGACCCACGTCGTCGAGCTG CGAGGCCCTGCCCCGTCGCAGGCCCCCAGcgcgggggaggaggaggaggaagaggaggagggaggcgccccccgccggggccccAGCCC GGGGAACGTGCGGCGCATGCACGCGGCGGAGCGGCTGAACGAGGCGGTGGGGCGGTGCTCGGGGGGCCCGGCTGGTGCTGCTGgacctgccccccgcccccccggcccccggcccctcgACAACT ACCTGGAGTTCCTGGAGGTGCTGACGGAGGGGCTGGGACCGGTGCTGCTGGTGCGGGGGGGTgacggggacccccccggcccctga
- the LOC140645787 gene encoding solute carrier family 12 member 6-like isoform X6 has translation MSGAGRGPRPWRGGAEPSESSPEPPSPSSSRPPPSDTSPSPSEETTPPPHGPAHGRGGAATHPAPPEAGLACDRNLALFEEELATRPRVPALLRRIAPYSALSPDSDDGHAPRRLLGTLRGVAVPSLQTLLGLVLVLRLPWVVGTGGVLQATAIGLLLGACAVLTAVSLSAIATNGLDPGGCPLGLLSGALGPEAGGAVGLCAFLSAAFAAAAAALGAAEILLVYVAPQAAVLPGRGRGARLNNGRGYGAGLLGLLGLGAAAPPAARAAPLGPAGLLLALLGLQAGALRAALPGGPPHALCLPAQPGGRLQPCPTARPHGAGDNGTQGVRPAFPGPSARLLAQNLWPRPPEPGLGEGPGGAEDDDNDSSFGVLLGLSLPTASGVLWGCSRSGELRDIARSVPAGSLGAAVATALGYLSAALLLGASVEGQLLRDKFGGSLRGTPVAGAASWPSPWVPLAGALLSAAGAGLQALLGGSRLLRGLARTRALPLPHALGRGRLWPLVATAAVAELGVLLGSLDLLAPVLSVFWLTSYLGVNLACALQGLLPTPGWSPRCRLYHWAQSEWGEGLRGLSLSAARFALLRLEDGQPPAPSWRPQLLVLLKLDEELRVRQPQLLALAAQLQAGKGLTVVGSVIPGDLPQDQPRARAAERALREGLAGAGARGFVQVLVAPARGPGLAALVQGCGLGALRPNAVLMGWPHGWRRRHDPTAARRFVELLRVAGAGGRALLVAKGPLGAGAPGGTLDVWWVVGDGRLLTLLPLLLRQHPAWRGCRVRLFTVALLEDNSVRLRRLLEAVARRRGLPAQTHVVELHDSDVSAYTYERTLMMEQRSQMLRQMRQAQRGPAPSQAPSAGEEEEEEEEGGAPRRGPSPGNVRRMHAAERLNEAVGRCSGGPAGAAGPAPRPPGPRPLDNYLEFLEVLTEGLGPVLLVRGGDGDPPGP, from the exons ATGtcgggggcggggcgggggccgagGCCTTGGCGGGGAGGGGCGGAGCCTTCGGAGagcagccccgagcccccctccccctccagctCCCGGCCCCCGCCCTCTgacaccagccccagccccagcgagGAGACCAcgccccctccccacggccccgcccacgggaggggcggggccgccaCACACCCCGCCCCTCCGGAGGCCGGCCTGGCTTGCGACAGGAACCTGGCGCTCTTCGAG GAGGAGCTGGCCACCCGCCCCCGCGTCCCCGCCCTCCTGCGCCGCATCGCCCCGTACAGCGCCCTCAGCCCCGACAGCGACGACGGACACGCCCCG CGGCGGCTGCTGGGGACGCTGCGGGGGGTGGCGGTGCCCTCCCTGCAGacactgctggggctggtgctggtgctgcgCCTGCCCTGGGTGGTCGGCACCGGAGGGGTCCTGCAGGCCACCGCCATTGGCCTCCTGCTCGGCGCCTGC GCCGTGCTGACCGCCGTGTCCCTGAGCGCCATCGCCACCAACGGCCTCGACCCCg GGGGCtgtcccctggggctgctgtcGGGGGCGCTGGGCCCCGAGGcggggggggccgtggggctcTGCGCCTTCCTCAGCGCCGCcttcgccgccgccgccgccgccctggGGGCCGCCGAGATCCTGCTG GTGTACGTGGCACCCCAGGCCGCCGTcctgccggggcggggccgcggggcgcggCTGAACAACGGGCGGGGCTACGGggcggggctgctggggctgctggggctgggggccgccgccccccccgccgcccgcgccgcccccctgggccccgccgggctgctgctggccctgctggggctgcaggccGGGGCCCTGCGCGCCGCCCTGCCGGGGGGGCCCCCGCACGC gctctgcctgcccgCCCAGCCCGGCGGCcgcctccagccctgccccacggcccgACCCCACGGCGCGGGGGACAACGGCACCCAGGGGGTGCGGCCGGCCTTCCCGGGGCCCAGCGCGCGCCTGCTGGCCC AGAACCTGTGGCCACGCCCCCCcgagccagggctgggggaggggccGGGTGGGGCCGAGGACGACGACAACGATTCCTCTTTTGGGGtcctgctggggctgagcctgcccACTGCCTCGG gggtgctgtggggctgcagccGCTCCGGGGAGCTCCGCGACATCGCCCGCTCTGTGCCGGCCGGGAGCCTGGGGGCTGCCGTGGCCACCGCCCTGGGCT ACCTGAGCGcggccctgctgctgggggccTCCGTCGAGGGGCAGCTGCTGCGTGACAA GTTCGGCGGGTCTCTGCGGGGGACGCCGGTGGCGGGGGCGGCCTCGTGGCCGTCCCCCTGGGTGCCGCTGGCCGGGGCCCTGCTGTCGGCAGCGGGGGCCGGGCTGCAGGCGCTGCTGGGGGGCAGCCGGCTGCTGCGGGGGCTGGCCCGGACCCgcgccctgcccctgccccac gcGCTGGGGCGGGGGCGGCTCTGGCCCCTGGTGGCGACGGCGGCGGTGGCCGAGCTGGGCGTCCTCCTCGgctcccttgacctgctggcgCCCGTCCTCTCCGT GTTTTGGCTGACGTCCTACCTGGGGGTCAACCTGGCCTGCGCcctgcaggggctgctgcccaccccCGGCTGGAGCCCCCGCTGCCGTCTCTACCACTG GGCGCAGAGCGAGTGGGGGGAGGGTCTGCGGGGCCTCTCCCTCAGCGCCGCCCGCTTCGCCCTGCTGCGCCTGGAGGacgggcagccccccgcccccagctgGAG GCcgcagctgctggtgctgctgaagctggacGAGGAGCTGCGGGtgaggcagccccagctgctggccctggCCGCCCAGCTGCAGGCGGGGAAGGGGCTGACGGTCGTCGGCTCCGTCATCCCTGGGGACCTGCCCCAGGaccagccccgcgcccgcgccgCCGAGCGG GCGCTGCGggaggggctggcgggggcgggggcgcggggcttCGTCCAGGTGCTGGTGGCGccggcgcgggggccggggctggcggcgctGGTGCAGGGCTGCGGCCTGGGGGCCCTGCGCCCCAACGCCGTCCTGATGGGCTGGCCCCACGGCTGGCGCCGGCGGCACGACCCCACCGCTGCCCGGAGATTCGTCG agctgctgcgagtggcgggggccgggggccgggcgcTGCTGGTGGCCAAGGGGCCGCTGGGGGCGGGGGCGCCGGGGGGCACCCTGGACGTCTGGTGGGTGGTGGGCGACGGGCGCCTGctcaccctcctgcccctgctgctgcgACAGCACCCG GCCTGGCGGGGGTGCCGCGTGCGGCTGTTCACGGTGGCGCTGTTGGAGGACAACAGCGTGCGGCTGCGGCGGCTGCTGGAGGCCGTCGCTCGCCGGAGGGGGCTGCCCGCCCAGACCCACGTCGTCGAGCTG CACGACAGTGACGTCTCGGCGTACACCTACGAGCGGACGCTGATGATGGAGCAGCGCTCCCAGATGTTGCGGCAGATGCGGCAGGCGCAG CGAGGCCCTGCCCCGTCGCAGGCCCCCAGcgcgggggaggaggaggaggaagaggaggagggaggcgccccccgccggggccccAGCCC GGGGAACGTGCGGCGCATGCACGCGGCGGAGCGGCTGAACGAGGCGGTGGGGCGGTGCTCGGGGGGCCCGGCTGGTGCTGCTGgacctgccccccgcccccccggcccccggcccctcgACAACT ACCTGGAGTTCCTGGAGGTGCTGACGGAGGGGCTGGGACCGGTGCTGCTGGTGCGGGGGGGTgacggggacccccccggcccctga
- the LOC140645787 gene encoding solute carrier family 12 member 6-like isoform X4, producing MSGAGRGPRPWRGGAEPSESSPEPPSPSSSRPPPSDTSPSPSEETTPPPHGPAHGRGGAATHPAPPEAGLACDRNLALFEEELATRPRVPALLRRIAPYSALSPDSDDGHAPRRLLGTLRGVAVPSLQTLLGLVLVLRLPWVVGTGGVLQATAIGLLLGACAVLTAVSLSAIATNGLDPGGCPLGLLSGALGPEAGGAVGLCAFLSAAFAAAAAALGAAEILLVYVAPQAAVLPGRGRGARLNNGRGYGAGLLGLLGLGAAAPPAARAAPLGPAGLLLALLGLQAGALRAALPGGPPHALCLPAQPGGRLQPCPTARPHGAGDNGTQGVRPAFPGPSARLLAQNLWPRPPEPGLGEGPGGAEDDDNDSSFGVLLGLSLPTASGVLWGCSRSGELRDIARSVPAGSLGAAVATALGYLSAALLLGASVEGQLLRDKFGGSLRGTPVAGAASWPSPWVPLAGALLSAAGAGLQALLGGSRLLRGLARTRALPLPHALGRGRLWPLVATAAVAELGVLLGSLDLLAPVLSVFWLTSYLGVNLACALQGLLPTPGWSPRCRLYHWGVSLAGAGLCLGLMLVTCWYCALLALGIGATAYKYLEYRGAQSEWGEGLRGLSLSAARFALLRLEDGQPPAPSWRPQLLVLLKLDEELRVRQPQLLALAAQLQAGKGLTVVGSVIPGDLPQDQPRARAAERALREGLAGAGARGFVQVLVAPARGPGLAALVQGCGLGALRPNAVLMGWPHGWRRRHDPTAARRFVELLRVAGAGGRALLVAKGPLGAGAPGGTLDVWWVVGDGRLLTLLPLLLRQHPAWRGCRVRLFTVALLEDNSVRLRRLLEAVARRRGLPAQTHVVELMLRQMRQAQRGPAPSQAPSAGEEEEEEEEGGAPRRGPSPGNVRRMHAAERLNEAVGRCSGGPAGAAGPAPRPPGPRPLDNYLEFLEVLTEGLGPVLLVRGGDGDPPGP from the exons ATGtcgggggcggggcgggggccgagGCCTTGGCGGGGAGGGGCGGAGCCTTCGGAGagcagccccgagcccccctccccctccagctCCCGGCCCCCGCCCTCTgacaccagccccagccccagcgagGAGACCAcgccccctccccacggccccgcccacgggaggggcggggccgccaCACACCCCGCCCCTCCGGAGGCCGGCCTGGCTTGCGACAGGAACCTGGCGCTCTTCGAG GAGGAGCTGGCCACCCGCCCCCGCGTCCCCGCCCTCCTGCGCCGCATCGCCCCGTACAGCGCCCTCAGCCCCGACAGCGACGACGGACACGCCCCG CGGCGGCTGCTGGGGACGCTGCGGGGGGTGGCGGTGCCCTCCCTGCAGacactgctggggctggtgctggtgctgcgCCTGCCCTGGGTGGTCGGCACCGGAGGGGTCCTGCAGGCCACCGCCATTGGCCTCCTGCTCGGCGCCTGC GCCGTGCTGACCGCCGTGTCCCTGAGCGCCATCGCCACCAACGGCCTCGACCCCg GGGGCtgtcccctggggctgctgtcGGGGGCGCTGGGCCCCGAGGcggggggggccgtggggctcTGCGCCTTCCTCAGCGCCGCcttcgccgccgccgccgccgccctggGGGCCGCCGAGATCCTGCTG GTGTACGTGGCACCCCAGGCCGCCGTcctgccggggcggggccgcggggcgcggCTGAACAACGGGCGGGGCTACGGggcggggctgctggggctgctggggctgggggccgccgccccccccgccgcccgcgccgcccccctgggccccgccgggctgctgctggccctgctggggctgcaggccGGGGCCCTGCGCGCCGCCCTGCCGGGGGGGCCCCCGCACGC gctctgcctgcccgCCCAGCCCGGCGGCcgcctccagccctgccccacggcccgACCCCACGGCGCGGGGGACAACGGCACCCAGGGGGTGCGGCCGGCCTTCCCGGGGCCCAGCGCGCGCCTGCTGGCCC AGAACCTGTGGCCACGCCCCCCcgagccagggctgggggaggggccGGGTGGGGCCGAGGACGACGACAACGATTCCTCTTTTGGGGtcctgctggggctgagcctgcccACTGCCTCGG gggtgctgtggggctgcagccGCTCCGGGGAGCTCCGCGACATCGCCCGCTCTGTGCCGGCCGGGAGCCTGGGGGCTGCCGTGGCCACCGCCCTGGGCT ACCTGAGCGcggccctgctgctgggggccTCCGTCGAGGGGCAGCTGCTGCGTGACAA GTTCGGCGGGTCTCTGCGGGGGACGCCGGTGGCGGGGGCGGCCTCGTGGCCGTCCCCCTGGGTGCCGCTGGCCGGGGCCCTGCTGTCGGCAGCGGGGGCCGGGCTGCAGGCGCTGCTGGGGGGCAGCCGGCTGCTGCGGGGGCTGGCCCGGACCCgcgccctgcccctgccccac gcGCTGGGGCGGGGGCGGCTCTGGCCCCTGGTGGCGACGGCGGCGGTGGCCGAGCTGGGCGTCCTCCTCGgctcccttgacctgctggcgCCCGTCCTCTCCGT GTTTTGGCTGACGTCCTACCTGGGGGTCAACCTGGCCTGCGCcctgcaggggctgctgcccaccccCGGCTGGAGCCCCCGCTGCCGTCTCTACCACTG GGGGGTGTCgctggcgggggcggggctgtGCCTGGGGCTGATGCTGGTGACCTGCTGGTACTGCGCCCTCCTGGCCCTGGGCATCGGTGCCACCGCCTACAAGTACCTGGAGTACCGCGG GGCGCAGAGCGAGTGGGGGGAGGGTCTGCGGGGCCTCTCCCTCAGCGCCGCCCGCTTCGCCCTGCTGCGCCTGGAGGacgggcagccccccgcccccagctgGAG GCcgcagctgctggtgctgctgaagctggacGAGGAGCTGCGGGtgaggcagccccagctgctggccctggCCGCCCAGCTGCAGGCGGGGAAGGGGCTGACGGTCGTCGGCTCCGTCATCCCTGGGGACCTGCCCCAGGaccagccccgcgcccgcgccgCCGAGCGG GCGCTGCGggaggggctggcgggggcgggggcgcggggcttCGTCCAGGTGCTGGTGGCGccggcgcgggggccggggctggcggcgctGGTGCAGGGCTGCGGCCTGGGGGCCCTGCGCCCCAACGCCGTCCTGATGGGCTGGCCCCACGGCTGGCGCCGGCGGCACGACCCCACCGCTGCCCGGAGATTCGTCG agctgctgcgagtggcgggggccgggggccgggcgcTGCTGGTGGCCAAGGGGCCGCTGGGGGCGGGGGCGCCGGGGGGCACCCTGGACGTCTGGTGGGTGGTGGGCGACGGGCGCCTGctcaccctcctgcccctgctgctgcgACAGCACCCG GCCTGGCGGGGGTGCCGCGTGCGGCTGTTCACGGTGGCGCTGTTGGAGGACAACAGCGTGCGGCTGCGGCGGCTGCTGGAGGCCGTCGCTCGCCGGAGGGGGCTGCCCGCCCAGACCCACGTCGTCGAGCTG ATGTTGCGGCAGATGCGGCAGGCGCAG CGAGGCCCTGCCCCGTCGCAGGCCCCCAGcgcgggggaggaggaggaggaagaggaggagggaggcgccccccgccggggccccAGCCC GGGGAACGTGCGGCGCATGCACGCGGCGGAGCGGCTGAACGAGGCGGTGGGGCGGTGCTCGGGGGGCCCGGCTGGTGCTGCTGgacctgccccccgcccccccggcccccggcccctcgACAACT ACCTGGAGTTCCTGGAGGTGCTGACGGAGGGGCTGGGACCGGTGCTGCTGGTGCGGGGGGGTgacggggacccccccggcccctga